GATAAAAACTGGCTGCGCTTACTGGAACTGAGGGCAAAACAAGCGCGGCTAAAGGCCGAAGCGGCGGGAGTCCCAATGGTTAATGATCCGATGGTGGTTGAGTCGCGGCCAAGTACAATGGAGTACGAAGCGAGCCTCTATCGAACGAATCAACAAAAGCTGGCAGCAACGCAGGCAGTGCTAAATGAAAGGCTTCAGCAACGGAAAAACGATTTGCAAGATGCACTCTCTCGTCAAAGATCACTCCGTGAAAACTACACTTTATTGAGCAAAGAAATGGAGATTAAACAGCAATTGGTCAAAGATGGCATTATTTCGCGCGTCGCATTCATGCAAGAAGTTCGACGATATAATGATCTTGAAGCTGAAATGAATGCGATTGATGGATCGCTGCCGACGATTCAATCGTCAATTCGTGAGTTAGAAAAAGGGATGCGTGAAAGTCAATTGAGTTTTATTAAAGATGCGGAACAGGAACTTACCAGCGTGAATGGCGAAATTGAACGCCTAAATGAAATATTGATTGCACTTAAAGATAAAGTGCGTCGTACTATGGTGCTTTCTCCTGTCGACGGTGTGGTGAAAACCATAGCTGTGAAAACACACGGAGCCGCAGTGCAGGCTGGTCGCACGCTGATGGAAATTGTTCCACAGACAGACTATTTTGTTGCCGAATTGAAGATAAAACCATCCGATATAGGCTTTATTTACCCTGGGCAAATGGCAAAACTCAAAATTAATGCGTTTGATTTTGTTATTTACGGCGGGATTGAAGGCGCAGTTTCCTATATATCGCCTGATACCATTAAAGACGATAATGGCCGAGACGAATGGTATATGGTTCACGTTCGAGCGCAAAATGATCATGTCGGGACTAAAACTGAGCTGCGCGTTAAACCCGGCATGACAGTGGAAGCGGGTATCATAACCGGCCAAAAAACGATCATGGACTATATCTTAAAACCTATCCTGAAAACCAAACAATCCGCACTTACGGAGCGATGACATGCGCGTTATTGCTTATTCCCACAGCCGTGCAGTCTGCAAAGAAGTGGCACAGGTGCCGAGTATTGAAGGACGTATCGTAGCGACTGAGCAAGAGATGGTGGCGTTGATTGAAGCAGCACCGCAAGTTACAGTGATTGTTCTCTGTCATTTAGATAGCTACGGTGCAGGGGCGGCTGAGTGGTGTCAGGCATTGATGAACGATTATCCGTCTGCCAAAGTGATTGCCTTGCGTGATCGACCTGATTTTACCGAAGGGTGTTGGTTAATCCGGCAAGGTGTTCGTGGGTATGGTCATAGTTTGTCGAATCACCATATTATCGC
This Chrysiogenes arsenatis DSM 11915 DNA region includes the following protein-coding sequences:
- a CDS encoding HlyD family type I secretion periplasmic adaptor subunit, with the protein product MLDNYVVLALTDTQGIIKHVSTNLCNLFGYRHSDLIDRSYDFLIDKGAMGKFKEQFRDAGITKSIWKGEIKHSSKHDIIIWTDTIIQPLFNDQREHIGFVLASNDITQAKKLKKIHEDNMISKKYDKNVLAFMPSFSSAVLLRSASGLQKVLWLWAFIVIFALVWASISKIDEMVKSGGKIITSDNIATVSTLDAGIIEEVLVKEGDTVVISQPIIKLHDLTHTTEYDKNWLRLLELRAKQARLKAEAAGVPMVNDPMVVESRPSTMEYEASLYRTNQQKLAATQAVLNERLQQRKNDLQDALSRQRSLRENYTLLSKEMEIKQQLVKDGIISRVAFMQEVRRYNDLEAEMNAIDGSLPTIQSSIRELEKGMRESQLSFIKDAEQELTSVNGEIERLNEILIALKDKVRRTMVLSPVDGVVKTIAVKTHGAAVQAGRTLMEIVPQTDYFVAELKIKPSDIGFIYPGQMAKLKINAFDFVIYGGIEGAVSYISPDTIKDDNGRDEWYMVHVRAQNDHVGTKTELRVKPGMTVEAGIITGQKTIMDYILKPILKTKQSALTER
- a CDS encoding response regulator transcription factor; this translates as MRVIAYSHSRAVCKEVAQVPSIEGRIVATEQEMVALIEAAPQVTVIVLCHLDSYGAGAAEWCQALMNDYPSAKVIALRDRPDFTEGCWLIRQGVRGYGHSLSNHHIIAQIVQTVGQGSVWIYPELMQFIIAKLPSNPQWSVNQILSHLTPQEQKIALLVAEGMSNAKIGEVLAIAESTVKKHIGSIFTKLNINDRLTLALIIKKT